AGTAATTACTGATAAAAACCATCTGGGGCGGTTGCTTCGGATGAAATTTTCGGTTATTTACATGGGTTATCGCGCGCATCAGCATCATTAATGATCCAATTCCACCGCGGAATATCACAATAATCGGAGCGGCAGTCGCCAGTACTTCAATTCTCGGCGTCGGCGCATTGGTAATCACAATCTTTCCAAATTTTGTTTTGTCCTTTTCCAGTTCAGGAAAAATAATTCCCATGCTATTATCTTTTGCCACTTGCGAGACAGCTTCCATAATTCCTGAATTCCTGCCACCACCCATAACGATTCCGCCCTGTTCCATAATGTATTCGGTTAGTCTCGCTGCTTCCAGACATTGCGTATGATCAGGCTTCAGGGTACCACTGCCGTTGATTGAAGCAACCAATCCTTCGCTTTCGTAAGTCATTAAAAATTCTTTTGATGATCCATGGATTGAAAGCCAGGCATTTTTATTTTTTATTTCTGCCTGCTGAATCATTTCACCGACTGTACGGCGCTTCTTTTTAATATATAATTCTTTTGAATTGGTCATAATTTTTTTATTATTCGTATCGCAGTGCATCTAACGGATTGATTTTCCCCGCTCTGCGGGCTGGATAAAGACCGGTAAATACACTGACAAAAAATGCTATGCCGATAACAGTTCCGACAAACCAAAGCGGTGTTGTAAAAATGTGGACCTGTTCACCGCCGGCTTTGGATGCTAAATAGTTGATGCCATAATTTACACCTCTACCCATTAAATATCCGATCACAACTCCGATAGTACCTCCAGTCATTCCGATCATAACCGCTTCCACTAAAAATAAACGGTAAATATCCTTGGAAGTCGCACCCATGGCTTTCATTACGCCGATCTCTCTTGTCCTTTCCAACAATGAAACAGTTAGCGTATTTAATGAACCCATCGCGGCCACGAACATTGCAATCGCGCCGAACAAACCCATAATCAGCTGAAATACTAAAAATATTTTATCAATTTGACCTACTGTATCAGCAATAGAATCTACCTGATATCCCATGCCTTCGATCTTTGCCCGAACTTCCGCGAGCTGCGCTTCATCGGTAACTTTCACCCGCGCCAGTGTAAAGTCATCTCCTTCACCTACTTTAACTTTTGCTTCACTATAATCCGGACTGAAGCCCATATTTTCCAGGAACTTAATCGGAACATATGCGATTGCCAGGTCATCTTCATCAACTATTACGCCCTTAACAATTACTTTCACCTCTTTTGCCACCAGTTGCTCTTCTTCCGTCCCTTCAATCCTTTCAGGAACCAGTAGTTTGAGGTCTAGTTCAGTGCCGACTGCCGGTTCAGGATCAGACATACCGATCAGATTCAAGGCGGTACTGGTAACTAGAATCTCTTTCCCGACTTCATCTGTAAACAATTCGCCATAATTTACCTTGATTCCTTCCATACTCAAAAATTTCGGATCCACGCCATAAACGGCTGTATCTGTGACAGATTCAGCTACACCTATCTGACCAGAAAGGCTAAGCGATGGACTAACACCTTCAACACTATCGATATTATTAAACTGGTCTACTACATCCTGATCGAGAGCAAGCAGTGTCGACTCACCCTTTGATACATCCAGTATTGTTAACGCTTCAACATCCGTTATCTGACTTTTGATCAGCTGCTGCAGACCAAAACCAAGTGACAGCAAAAAGACAATCAAAGAAATACCGACGGCCATACCGCCAATAGTTAAAACACTTCTCAGTTTTCTTCTGGTGAGATTAGATCCGGAAATAAATAATATGTATGGTAATTTCATGTACTATTCCTTAAAAGATCCGCTTCCTTCTACAATCTGTCCGTCACGGATATAGATTGTTCTGGTCGCATATGAAACATAATCGATATTATGAGTAACCATCAGCAATGTCTTTTCTAGTCTTTCATTTAGGTCTCTAAAAAACCGCATGACTTTCCCGGCAGATTCCGTATCAAGGTTACCCGTCGGCTCGTCGGCAACCAAAATCGGCGGATTGCCGGTCAATGCCCGGGAAACAGAAACTTTCTGCTGTTGTCCGCCGGATAGTTCCGTCGGCATATAGTTTGCATGGTCATCAACACCCATTTCCTTTAAACGGAACATAGCAATATCCATCCGTTCTTTTCTACCCACATTGTTGATAGCAAGCGGCATGGCAACATTTTCTATTACATTAAGAGAACGGACCCAGTCAGCTTTTTGGAAAACGATACCAAACGTAGCATATCTGAATTTCGCCAATTGATTTTGGTTTAATTTCGTAACATCTTGACCGTTAATTTTAACTGTACCCGATGTCGGATATTCTAATCCAAGTAAAGTATTTAAAAGAGTTGACTTACCGCTTCCGGAAGGACCCAGGATAATGATAAATTCTTTTGGATATATTTTAAAATTTATGTCTTTTAATACAGGGACAGTTGTCTTACCAACTTGAAATGATTTATTGACATGCGATAACTCAATAAGTGGTTTTCTGTCACCGCTCGTTTTTTTTTCTGCTATTTTAACCTGAGCTGCAAGTTCACTGATTGATGGAGCTTTTTTTTCAGGGCTTTCAACCGGTTGCGTAGCTATTGTGCCACTTTTTTTAATTTTGCCATTTTTAATGTCTATACCACTAGACTTTTCGGAATTTCCGTTATTTTTATTCCCGTTTTTGGCAGTTTTGTTTGTTTTTACGTTGGCCATATTTAAACAGATATTGCTAACCTATAAGGCAATTATATTAACATTTATTATTATACAATATTTCATTATTTTTCGCTATTTGTGGATAACTCAATATGTTTTATCACCTAAACGCCGTACCAACCCAGGAGAAAGTCTCTTCCAGGTTAGAGATAACTAGTTGTAGGAACGATTCTCTTTTCCGTGAGGTGAGCACAGTGTATGATCCGGATTTAGAAAGGTTACCGGCTTTGTCACGGGATGCTGTCCTAAAATGGTAGGTTTTGGCAGGTGACAGTTCGGAGATAACAACCAGGTGATCCATAACCAACTCAGCGTTTTCTTCCGACTGGTCAGTAAATTCAGCGGCGGATAACCCGACACCGTATTCTACCTGCGAGGTGGTGGCTTCATTAGTCTTCCAGCTGATGATGATTTGGACAGTGGAGGTTTCTCCGGAGCCGATCGTGTTGGATTCCGACTGGATACCGGTGATGACCGGAGGAGTAGTATCCTCAAGAGTTGTGAAAGTGTTTTCTTCTGAGACAGCCTGGTAGCCGAACTGGTCAAATCCTTTGACTTTGTATTGGTAATTAGTGGCATCCTCAAGGCCAAAGA
This sequence is a window from Patescibacteria group bacterium. Protein-coding genes within it:
- a CDS encoding LOG family protein translates to MTNSKELYIKKKRRTVGEMIQQAEIKNKNAWLSIHGSSKEFLMTYESEGLVASINGSGTLKPDHTQCLEAARLTEYIMEQGGIVMGGGRNSGIMEAVSQVAKDNSMGIIFPELEKDKTKFGKIVITNAPTPRIEVLATAAPIIVIFRGGIGSLMMLMRAITHVNNRKFHPKQPPQMVFISNYWVGLLQSMINMGAMPKEFVQDLQVFSTADDIIKQIPPVK
- a CDS encoding FtsX-like permease family protein, giving the protein MKLPYILFISGSNLTRRKLRSVLTIGGMAVGISLIVFLLSLGFGLQQLIKSQITDVEALTILDVSKGESTLLALDQDVVDQFNNIDSVEGVSPSLSLSGQIGVAESVTDTAVYGVDPKFLSMEGIKVNYGELFTDEVGKEILVTSTALNLIGMSDPEPAVGTELDLKLLVPERIEGTEEEQLVAKEVKVIVKGVIVDEDDLAIAYVPIKFLENMGFSPDYSEAKVKVGEGDDFTLARVKVTDEAQLAEVRAKIEGMGYQVDSIADTVGQIDKIFLVFQLIMGLFGAIAMFVAAMGSLNTLTVSLLERTREIGVMKAMGATSKDIYRLFLVEAVMIGMTGGTIGVVIGYLMGRGVNYGINYLASKAGGEQVHIFTTPLWFVGTVIGIAFFVSVFTGLYPARRAGKINPLDALRYE
- a CDS encoding ABC transporter ATP-binding protein, with the protein product MANVKTNKTAKNGNKNNGNSEKSSGIDIKNGKIKKSGTIATQPVESPEKKAPSISELAAQVKIAEKKTSGDRKPLIELSHVNKSFQVGKTTVPVLKDINFKIYPKEFIIILGPSGSGKSTLLNTLLGLEYPTSGTVKINGQDVTKLNQNQLAKFRYATFGIVFQKADWVRSLNVIENVAMPLAINNVGRKERMDIAMFRLKEMGVDDHANYMPTELSGGQQQKVSVSRALTGNPPILVADEPTGNLDTESAGKVMRFFRDLNERLEKTLLMVTHNIDYVSYATRTIYIRDGQIVEGSGSFKE